In Inquilinus sp. Marseille-Q2685, one genomic interval encodes:
- a CDS encoding AMP-binding protein, giving the protein MVSEPSYVSGIADAPLLGETIGRALDRAAARWPDRPALIDRAQGIRWSWRDLADRAEAFAAGLLALGLSPGDRIGIWSLNRAEWALTQFAAAKAGLILVTVNPAYRLAELEYALNLVGCAALVTATAFKTSDYLGMLNTLAPELATADPGRLRAAKLPALRSVIQIGGPSGVAAPGTIPFDSVASLGGAAERDRLSQLAGTLQFDAPANIQFTSGTTGSPKGVTLSHHNILNNGCFVGRGLALSEQDRICIPVPLYHCFGMVMGNLAAVTHGAAMVYPGEGFDPLATLATAAEERCTALYGVPTMFIAMLDHPRFAEFDLSRLRTGIMAGSPCPIEVMKRVVGQMNIREITICYGMTETSPVSFQSAVDDPLERRVSTVGRIHPHLEVKIVDPEGRIVPRGQRGELCTRGYSVMRGYWNQPDKTAEVVDAAGWMHSGDLAVLDDEGFCNIVGRIKDLVIRGGENVYPREVEEFLYRHPKIQDVQVFGVPDPKYGEELCAWIRVREGETLTADEVRGFCDGQIAHQKIPRYIRFVDAFPMTVTGKIQKFRMRQAMEQELGLKAAETA; this is encoded by the coding sequence ATGGTCAGCGAACCGAGCTATGTCAGCGGCATCGCCGACGCGCCGCTGCTGGGCGAGACCATCGGCCGGGCGCTGGACCGCGCCGCCGCGCGCTGGCCCGACCGGCCGGCGCTGATCGACCGGGCCCAGGGCATCCGCTGGAGCTGGCGGGACCTCGCCGACCGCGCCGAAGCCTTCGCCGCCGGCCTGCTCGCCCTCGGCCTCTCGCCCGGCGACCGCATCGGCATCTGGTCGCTGAACCGGGCGGAATGGGCGCTGACCCAGTTCGCCGCCGCCAAGGCCGGGCTGATCCTGGTCACGGTCAACCCGGCCTACCGCCTGGCCGAGCTGGAATACGCGCTCAACTTGGTCGGCTGCGCCGCGCTGGTCACCGCCACCGCGTTCAAGACCAGCGACTATCTCGGCATGCTCAACACCCTGGCGCCGGAGCTGGCAACGGCCGACCCCGGCCGGCTGCGGGCGGCGAAGCTGCCGGCGCTGCGCAGCGTCATCCAGATCGGCGGCCCAAGTGGCGTAGCAGCCCCCGGCACCATCCCCTTCGACAGCGTCGCTAGCCTCGGCGGCGCGGCGGAGCGGGACCGGCTGTCGCAGCTGGCCGGCACGCTGCAATTCGACGCCCCGGCCAACATCCAGTTCACCAGCGGCACTACCGGCTCGCCCAAGGGCGTCACCCTCAGCCACCACAACATCCTGAACAACGGCTGTTTCGTCGGCCGCGGCCTGGCGCTCAGCGAACAGGACCGGATCTGCATCCCCGTGCCCCTCTACCACTGCTTCGGCATGGTCATGGGCAACCTGGCCGCCGTCACCCACGGCGCCGCCATGGTCTATCCGGGCGAGGGCTTCGACCCGCTGGCGACGCTGGCCACGGCGGCGGAGGAGCGCTGCACCGCGCTCTACGGCGTGCCGACCATGTTCATCGCCATGCTCGACCATCCGCGCTTCGCCGAGTTCGACCTCTCCCGCCTGCGCACCGGCATCATGGCCGGGTCGCCCTGCCCGATCGAGGTGATGAAGCGGGTGGTCGGCCAGATGAACATCCGCGAGATCACCATCTGCTACGGCATGACCGAGACCAGCCCGGTCAGCTTCCAGAGCGCGGTCGACGACCCGCTGGAGCGGCGGGTCTCCACCGTCGGCCGGATCCACCCGCATCTCGAGGTCAAGATCGTCGACCCCGAGGGCCGGATCGTGCCGCGCGGCCAGCGCGGCGAGCTGTGCACCCGCGGCTATTCGGTGATGCGGGGCTACTGGAACCAGCCGGACAAGACGGCGGAGGTGGTGGACGCCGCCGGCTGGATGCATTCCGGCGACCTGGCGGTGCTCGACGACGAGGGCTTCTGCAACATCGTCGGCCGGATCAAGGACCTGGTGATCCGCGGCGGCGAGAACGTCTATCCGCGCGAGGTCGAGGAGTTCCTGTACCGCCACCCGAAGATCCAGGACGTGCAGGTGTTCGGCGTGCCCGACCCGAAATACGGCGAGGAGCTGTGCGCCTGGATCCGGGTCCGCGAGGGCGAGACGCTGACGGCGGACGAGGTGCGCGGCTTCTGCGACGGCCAGATCGCGCACCAGAAGATCCCGCGCTACATCCGCTTCGTCGACGCCTTCCCGATGACCGTGACCGGCAAGATCCAGAAGTTCCGGATGCGCCAGGCGATGGAGCAGGAGCTGGGGCTGAAGGCGGCGGAGACGGCGTGA
- a CDS encoding aldo/keto reductase, which translates to MDYRRLGRSGLKVSPLCLGTMMFGGPTDEPTATRIIDQAREAGINFIDTADVYTGGRSEEIVGRAIAARRSWWVLATKLANPTGDGPNDRGLSRRRAFLAVEDSLRRLGTDAIDVLYLHKEDATTPLEETVSALADLIRQGKIRYFGVSNHRSWRVAEICRLCDQAGIERPVVSQPYYNLLNRMPEAEHLPACAHFGLGVVPYSPLARGVLTGKYKPGAAPEEGSRAGRQDKRMLETEWRPESLAIAAELAEHARGRGITPGQFAVAWLLNNRIVTAPIAGPRTEEQWADYLGALDYAFTAEDEALVDRLVVTGHPSSPGYNDPAYPIEGRVPRVG; encoded by the coding sequence ATGGACTACCGCAGACTCGGGCGCAGCGGGCTGAAGGTGTCGCCGCTGTGCCTCGGCACCATGATGTTCGGCGGCCCGACCGACGAGCCGACCGCGACCCGCATCATCGACCAGGCGCGGGAGGCGGGGATCAACTTCATCGACACCGCCGACGTCTACACCGGCGGCCGGTCGGAGGAGATCGTCGGCCGTGCCATCGCCGCCCGCCGCTCCTGGTGGGTGCTGGCGACCAAGCTGGCCAACCCGACCGGCGACGGCCCGAACGACCGCGGCCTGTCGCGCCGCCGCGCTTTCCTGGCGGTGGAGGACAGCCTGCGCCGGCTGGGCACCGACGCGATCGATGTCCTCTACCTGCACAAGGAGGATGCGACCACGCCGCTGGAAGAGACGGTGTCGGCCCTGGCCGACCTGATCCGCCAAGGCAAGATCCGGTATTTCGGCGTCTCCAACCACCGCTCCTGGCGGGTGGCGGAGATCTGCCGGCTGTGCGACCAGGCCGGGATCGAGCGGCCGGTGGTCAGCCAGCCCTACTACAACCTCCTGAACCGGATGCCGGAGGCCGAGCATCTGCCGGCCTGCGCCCATTTCGGGCTCGGCGTGGTGCCCTACAGCCCGCTGGCCCGCGGCGTGCTGACCGGCAAGTACAAGCCGGGCGCGGCGCCGGAGGAGGGCAGCCGCGCCGGCCGCCAGGACAAGCGCATGCTGGAGACGGAGTGGCGGCCGGAGAGCCTGGCGATCGCGGCGGAGCTGGCGGAGCATGCGCGCGGCCGCGGCATCACCCCGGGCCAGTTCGCTGTGGCCTGGCTGCTGAACAACCGCATCGTCACGGCGCCGATCGCCGGGCCGCGGACCGAGGAGCAATGGGCCGACTATCTCGGCGCGCTGGACTACGCCTTCACGGCGGAGGACGAGGCGCTGGTGGACCGGCTGGTGGTCACCGGACACCCGTCGAGCCCGGGCTACAACGACCCGGCCTATCCGATCGAGGGTCGTGTGCCGCGGGTGGGGTAA
- the groES gene encoding co-chaperone GroES has translation MTFRPLHDRVAVRRLTSEEKTRGGIIIPDTAKEKPQEGEVIAVGPGARDERGELVPLDVKVGDRVLFGKWSGTEVKIDGEEILIMKESDIMGVLDGAALRQAA, from the coding sequence ATGACATTCCGTCCGCTGCACGATCGCGTGGCCGTCCGGCGCCTCACCAGCGAGGAGAAGACCAGGGGCGGCATCATCATCCCCGACACCGCCAAGGAGAAGCCGCAGGAGGGCGAGGTGATCGCCGTCGGCCCCGGCGCGCGGGATGAACGCGGCGAGCTCGTGCCGCTCGATGTGAAGGTCGGCGACCGCGTGCTGTTCGGCAAGTGGTCGGGCACCGAGGTCAAGATCGACGGGGAGGAGATCCTGATCATGAAGGAAAGCGACATCATGGGCGTGCTGGACGGCGCCGCCCTGCGCCAGGCCGCCTGA
- a CDS encoding VOC family protein — protein MQSVSQAIKPYLFFDGRCDEALEFYTRTLGAKVEQLFRFKDAPPQPEAPPQEGCGPMTADMAEKVMHACVTIRGTMLFASDGMCQGKPEFKGISLALETESDAEAEKVFAALAEGGQIQMPMAPTFFSSRFGMVADRFGVSWMITVAQARPA, from the coding sequence ATGCAATCCGTTTCCCAGGCGATCAAGCCCTACCTGTTCTTCGACGGGCGCTGCGACGAGGCGCTCGAATTCTACACCCGCACCCTCGGCGCCAAGGTCGAGCAGCTGTTCCGCTTCAAGGACGCGCCGCCGCAGCCGGAGGCGCCGCCCCAGGAGGGATGCGGCCCGATGACCGCCGACATGGCCGAGAAGGTGATGCATGCCTGCGTCACCATCCGCGGCACGATGCTGTTCGCGTCCGACGGCATGTGCCAGGGCAAGCCGGAGTTCAAGGGCATCTCCCTGGCCCTGGAGACCGAGAGCGACGCCGAGGCGGAGAAGGTCTTCGCCGCCCTGGCCGAAGGCGGCCAGATCCAGATGCCGATGGCCCCGACCTTCTTCTCCTCGCGCTTCGGCATGGTCGCGGACCGCTTCGGCGTGTCCTGGATGATCACGGTCGCACAGGCGCGGCCGGCCTGA